In the Brassica napus cultivar Da-Ae chromosome A7, Da-Ae, whole genome shotgun sequence genome, one interval contains:
- the LOC106354680 gene encoding gamma-glutamyl hydrolase 2, giving the protein MWRFVWSLLLLFVMCKDTIVMVKSAAILLPSQTGVDDSVCSAPDPSLNYKPVIGILTHPGDGATGRLNNDTNASYIAASYVKLAEAGGARVIPLIYNEPEELLFKKLELVNGVIFTGGWAKKGLYFDVVKKIFTRALERNDGGEHFPVYAICLGFELLTMIISQNTDIFEKVDAKNAASSLQFVENVSTQGTVFQRFPPELLKKLTTDCLVMQNHQFGISPENFEGNSALSRFFKIVTTCLDGNRKAYVSTVQSKTYPVTGFQWHPEKNAFEWGSSKIPHSEDAVHVTQLIANYLVGEARKSQNRPSPEKVLSNLIYNYKPTYCGYEGRGYDEVYIFTQQRSLL; this is encoded by the exons ATGTGGAGATTCGTATGGTCACTGCTCCTACTCTTCGTCATGTGCAAAGATACCATCGTGATGGTGAAGTCTGCGGCGATTCTCCTTCCTAGTCAAACCGGAGTTGACGATTCTGTATGCTCCGCGCCGGATCCGAGCCTGAATTACAAGCCGGTTATCGGGATTCTGACCCATCCCGGAGACGGAGCGACGGGTAGGTTGAACAACGACACGAACGCGTCGTACATCGCAGCGTCGTATGTGAAATTGGCTGAAGCTGGTGGAGCTCGTGTGATTCCTCTCATCTATAACGAACCCGAAGAGCTTCTCTTTAAG AAGCTTGAATTGGTGAATGGTGTGATTTTCACTGGTGGTTGGGCTAAAAAAGGATTGTATTTTGATGTGGTCAAAAAGATATTCACT agagctttggaaagaaATGATGGTGGAGAGCATTTTCCTGTGTATGCCATTTGTCTAGGATTCGAGCTGCTGACAATGATCATAAGCCAG AACACAgacatttttgaaaaagttgATGCCAAGAATGCTGCATCAAGTCTCCAGTTCGTTGAAAATGTTAGCACCCAAGGAACCGTATTCCAAAG ATTTCCCCCAGAGTTGTTGAAAAAACTCACTACAGACTGTTTGGTTATGCAAAACCATCAG tttggtatCTCGCCAGAAAACTTTGAAGGAAATAGTGCTCTGTCTCGTTTCTTTAAGATCGTCACAACATGCCTTGATGGCAACCGCAAG GCTTATGTTTCAACCGTTCAATCGAAAACATATCCCGTAACCGGCTTCCAGTGGCATCctgag AAAAATGCATTCGAGTGGGGATCATCCAAAATTCCACATTCCGAGGACGCGGTCCACGTCACTCAGCTCATTGCGAATTATCTAGTCGG TGAAGCTAGGAAGTCACAGAACCGACCATCTCCTGAGAAAGTGCTGAGCAATCTCATTTATAATTACAAGCCTACGTACTGTGGATACGAAGG GAGAGGTTACGACGAGGTTTACATTTTCACACAACAACGATCCCTTCTCTGA
- the LOC106354679 gene encoding BES1/BZR1 homolog protein 4: MTSGTRMPTWRERENNKRRERRRRAIAAKIFTGLRMYGNYELPKHCDNNEVLKALCNEAGWIVEQDGTTYRKGSSRPVERMEMGIGSATTSPCASYNPSPVSSSFMSPSYANLTTGDGQSLIPWLKHLSTTSSSSASSSSRLPSFMYLPGGSISAPVTPPLSSPTARGMNQINNSFFVSSTPPSPTRQQTVPDSEWFAGIQLAQSVPASPTFSLVSRNPFGFREDQLASAGGGGGSRMWTPGQSGTCSPAIPQTGDVPMSEAVAPPEFAFGSNANGLVKAWEGERIHEESGSDDLELTLGNSSTRCY; encoded by the exons ATGACGTCAGGGACGAGGATGCCGACgtggagggagagagagaacaacaagaggagagagagacggagGAGAGCCATCGCGGCGAAGATCTTCACGGGTTTGAGAATGTACGGTAACTACGAGCTTCCTAAGCATTGTGACAATAACGAAGTGCTTAAAGCACTTTGTAACGAGGCTGGTTGGATCGTCGAACAAGATGGAACTACTTACCGCAAG GGAAGTAGTAGACCAGTAGAGCGTATGGAGATGGGTATTGGTTCAGCAACCACGAGTCCGTGCGCTTCTTACAATCCTAGTCCTGTTTCCTCCAGCTTCATGAGCCCATCTTACGCTAATCTCACCACTGGAGATGGTCAATCACTCATCCCATGGCTAAAACACCTCTCAACAACGTCATCCTCatcagcttcttcatcatcaagaCTCCCTAGTTTCATGTACCTTCCTGGAGGCTCTATCAGCGCTCCTGTAACCCCACCTTTAAGCTCCCCAACAGCTCGTGGAATGAACCAAATCAACAACTCTTTCTTTGTATCCTCAACACCGCCTAGTCCCACTAGGCAGCAGACCGTACCTGACTCTGAATGGTTCGCTGGGATTCAACTCGCGCAAAGCGTTCCAGCTTCACCGACGTTTAGTCTCGTCTCACGAAACCCTTTTGGGTTTAGAGAAGATCAACTAGCGTCTGCTGGTGGAGGTGGTGGGTCGAGAATGTGGACGCCAGGTCAAAGCGGGACTTGCTCACCGGCTATTCCTCAGACAGGAGATGTTCCAATGTCTGAAGCTGTGGCTCCTCCAGAGTTTGCGTTTGGGAGTAACGCAAACGGGTTAGTGAAAGCATGGGAAGGAGAGAGGATACATGAAGAGAGTGGTTCTGATGATCTCGAGCTCACTCTTGGAAACTCAAGCACTAGGTGTTATTGA
- the LOC106354682 gene encoding N-acylphosphatidylethanolamine synthase isoform X2, producing MWGGFKGLLSLDPELARWVLAAEDICFKNPVFSYIFRTGKCIPITRGGGIYQEHMSEALERLKDGSWLHTFPEGKVFQEDVPIRRLKWGTASLIARCPVTPIVLPIIHRGFDEMMPEKYLYGRRPPLPLWNKNLRVVVGEPIEFDVPMMVETAVSASSGHVTAPPLQEAKWPVLSSAGQKLDETAQRYLYTALSEKIQSSLETLRLLAKRL from the exons ATGTGGGGAGGGTTCAAGGGTCTTCTTTCCCTAGATCCAGAGCTGGCTCGATGGGTTCTTGCTGCAGAGGACATATGTTTCAAGAACCCTGTCTTCTCCTACATCTTCCGCACTG GCAAGTGTATACCTATAACTAGAGGTGGTGGAATCTACCAAGAACACATGAGTGAAGCTCTCGAGCGATTAAAAGATGGATCTTGG TTGCATACCTTCCCCGAGGGCAAGGTGTTTCAAGAAGATGTGCCTATAAGACGACTTAAATGGGGAACCGCAAGCCTCATCGCCCGTTGCCCTGTCACCCCAATCGTCTTGCCAATCATTCACCGTGGTTTTGACGAG ATGATGCCGGAGAAGTACTTATATGGAAGAAGACCACCGTTACCGCTGTGGAACAAGAACCTTCGAGTTGTGGTTGGTGAACCAATCGAGTTTGATGTTCCTATGATGGTTGAGACCGCTGTCTCTGCATCCTCCGGTCATGTAACAGCTCCTCCCCTTCAAGAAGCGAAATGGCCTGTTCTCTCTTCTGCTGGCCAAAAGCTAGACGAAACTGCTCAAAGATACCTCTACACAGCACTTTCAGAGAAGATTCAATCCTCACTGGAAACACTGAGACTCTTAGCCAAGCGGTTGTGA
- the LOC106357370 gene encoding F-box/LRR-repeat protein 13, with translation MFTFMDTAGVKRARYTSPPGEVDRLSSLPDCLIFHVLLNLPTKDVVQTSLLSPRWTHLWKHVPGLDLDTEDFKELDTFVTVVDSFLERNRGSSVHRFKLAYDSPVVVEPNTGLVKRWLDAAAKLKVKHLNVSDNSSQSWDLVMSPTVYTCSSLVSLRLVGLTLPNTESVSLPSLKAMVLLLVEFTNNRALENLISKCPVLENLCIERSYGDGISILRVHSKSLLTFMHDAGNNEDYDEDRIVEIDAPMLIYLRISDARTTSFIIKSPPSIVEADIDTVFNLISGRRLGVADEVQKREMVRDFLIGISNVKDLTIASSTLEVIYDYSRYVQLPVFRNLFLLRVTFDSYMWEMLPVFLEVCPNLKHLVVGTSENPKTVGITVIARPWNLLSSLEHVDIERHLKGEALEMSLVGYFLESSPNLKTLVLSLDDSLKKGESAYKLTLSLDDAPKKEESDIFIELLNFPRLSSSCKIVV, from the exons ATGTTTACATTCATGGATACAGCCGGAGTGAAACGTGCTCGCTACACTAGCCCGCCTGGTGAAGTTGATCGGCTAAGCAGTTTGCCAGATTGCTTGATATTCCATGTACTCTTAAATCTTCCGACCAAAGATGTGGTTCAGACCAGTCTCTTATCCCCCAGATGGACACATCTCTGGAAACACGTACCTGGTCTAGACTTAGACACCGAAGATTTCAAAGAACTTGACACCTTCGTGACTGTTGTCGATAGCTTTCTTGAACGTAACCGCGGTTCGTCCGTACATCGTTTTAAGTTAGCGTACGACTCTCCCGTCGTTGTTGAGCCTAACACTGGTCTTGTCAAGCGCTGGCTCGACGCTGCTGCTAAGCTGAAAGTTAAACATCTCAATGTTTCGGACAATTCATCACAGAGTTGGGACCTCGTGATGTCTCCAACGGTTTACACCTGTAGCAGCTTGGTATCCTTAAGGCTCGTGGGGCTAACCTTACCTAATACCGAGAGTGTTTCATTACCTTCTCTCAAAGCTATGGTTTTACTCCTCGTTGAGTTTACCAACAATCGGGCATTAGAGAATTTAATCTCAAAATGTCCAGTTCTTGAAAACTTATGTATTGAGAGAAGCTACGGTGATGGAATATCGATTTTACGTGTGCATTCTAAGTCTCTGTTGACCTTCATGCATGATGCGGGTAATAACGAGGATTATGATGAAGATCGTATAGTTGAAATCGATGCTCCCATGCTTATTTATCTGAGGATCAGTGATGCTCGAACTACAAGTTTCATAATAAAGAGTCCACCTTCCATTGTGGAAGCGGATATAGATACTGTGTTTAACTTAATTTCTGGAAGGAGACTAGGAGTTGCAGATGAAGTACAAAAGAGAGAGATGGTTCGTGATTTTCTCATTGGGATCTCTAATGTGAAAGATCTGACCATAGCCTCCTCTACTCTCGAG gtCATTTATGACTACTCAAGATATGTACAACTACCGGTGTTTCGTAACCTATTTCTATTGCGTGTCACGTTCGATAGCTACATGTGGGAGATGCTGCCAGTCTTTCTTGAAGTCTGTCCAAATCTGAAACATCTTGTCGTG GGAACTTCTGAAAATCCCAAGACGGTGGGAATTACTGTTATTGCCAGGCCTTGGAATCTGTTATCATCTCTAGAGCATGTTGACATTGAAAGGCATCTGAAAGGGGAGGCGTTGGAGATGTCACTAGTGGGCTATTTTCTTGAGAGCTCACCAAACCTCAAGACACTAGTATTAAGCTTGGATGATTCGCTAAAGAAAGGAGAATCTGCCTACAAGCTAACATTAAGTTTGGATGATGccccaaagaaagaagaatctGACATCTTCATAGAACTCCTTAACTTTCCGAGACTCTCTAGCTCATGCAAAATTGTTGTCTGA
- the LOC106354682 gene encoding N-acylphosphatidylethanolamine synthase isoform X1, which yields MGRIMEWAARSNHLGGVPRKAVITAVGAFARAVANLCNKTTVHNADTLMTLVRSRPPGVPLITVSNHMSTLDDPVMWGGFKGLLSLDPELARWVLAAEDICFKNPVFSYIFRTGKCIPITRGGGIYQEHMSEALERLKDGSWLHTFPEGKVFQEDVPIRRLKWGTASLIARCPVTPIVLPIIHRGFDEMMPEKYLYGRRPPLPLWNKNLRVVVGEPIEFDVPMMVETAVSASSGHVTAPPLQEAKWPVLSSAGQKLDETAQRYLYTALSEKIQSSLETLRLLAKRL from the exons ATGGGGAGGATAATGGAATGGGCAGCAAGATCTAATCACTTGGGAGGCGTTCCAAGGAAAGCTGTGATAACAGCTGTTGGTGCGTTTGCGAGAGCAGTTGCTAACCTTTGCAACAAGACCACAGTTCACAATGCAGATACTCTTATGACTCTTGTCCGCTCACGTCCACCTGGTGTTCCTCTCATCACTGTTAGTAATCACATGTCGAC TTTAGATGATCCAGTAATGTGGGGAGGGTTCAAGGGTCTTCTTTCCCTAGATCCAGAGCTGGCTCGATGGGTTCTTGCTGCAGAGGACATATGTTTCAAGAACCCTGTCTTCTCCTACATCTTCCGCACTG GCAAGTGTATACCTATAACTAGAGGTGGTGGAATCTACCAAGAACACATGAGTGAAGCTCTCGAGCGATTAAAAGATGGATCTTGG TTGCATACCTTCCCCGAGGGCAAGGTGTTTCAAGAAGATGTGCCTATAAGACGACTTAAATGGGGAACCGCAAGCCTCATCGCCCGTTGCCCTGTCACCCCAATCGTCTTGCCAATCATTCACCGTGGTTTTGACGAG ATGATGCCGGAGAAGTACTTATATGGAAGAAGACCACCGTTACCGCTGTGGAACAAGAACCTTCGAGTTGTGGTTGGTGAACCAATCGAGTTTGATGTTCCTATGATGGTTGAGACCGCTGTCTCTGCATCCTCCGGTCATGTAACAGCTCCTCCCCTTCAAGAAGCGAAATGGCCTGTTCTCTCTTCTGCTGGCCAAAAGCTAGACGAAACTGCTCAAAGATACCTCTACACAGCACTTTCAGAGAAGATTCAATCCTCACTGGAAACACTGAGACTCTTAGCCAAGCGGTTGTGA